The following coding sequences lie in one Vitis vinifera cultivar Pinot Noir 40024 chromosome 19, ASM3070453v1 genomic window:
- the LOC100241866 gene encoding uncharacterized protein LOC100241866 isoform X1, which yields MARRVYTTELGCIACNELSELGAGKEAWLVENPSLICALDTDSLALANRSFVLVLGWSENGDPYNSPVKIRPTLSQIETERITAVEWLVFDEIRVLAVGTSSGYLMIYSLGADLIHKQMINPGRILKFRVRGTKRDLTQGSSSEEVCVVMPGVIARFDGADLQSMLQRWFQDTHSQFWDEKPKRRDQEDSEKSYGRLPYQLWNVSKYGPCADAAITGTMPPPLMELQSSQRYYCAVTIGDDAVISAFRLSEDRNRSLVGAILSKVVPATFSTIASFSKMIWRSEQKSPKRSEPKPQPFARASPLTCLKDHPRKGEKLTLSPSGTLAAITDSLGRILLLDTQALVVVRLWKVFSHHAHPQIFFMRQPVISPNNGLYFFQGYRDASCLFTEMLVSKDTAASSSSYYEPVKSDYCLCLAIHAPRKGIVEVWQMRTGPRLLTVQCSKGSKILQPTYRFGSSMGSPYVPLEVFLLNGDSGQLSVLNRSLN from the exons ATGGCGAGACGAGTCTACACGACCGAGTTGGGTTGCATCGCCTGTAACGAACTCAGTGAACTCGGAGCTGGCAAGGAGGCCTGGCTCGTCGAAAACCCTAGCCTCATCTGCGCCCTGGACACCGATTCTCTAGCTCTCGCCAACCGATCCTTCGTTCTCGTTCTGGGTTGGTCCGAAAATGGCGATCCCTACAATTCTCCTGTCAAGATCCGACCCACTTTGTCACAGATCGAGACCGAGCGGATTACTGCTGTTGAGTGGTTGGTTTTTGATGAGATTAGGGTTCTCGCGGTTGGGACTTCTAGCGggtatttgatgatttattcGTTGGGTGCTGATTTGATTCATAAGCAG ATGATAAATCCTGGACGGATTCTAAAGTTTAGAGTCCGTGGAACTAAGAGAGATCTGACACAGGGTTCATCCTCAGAGGAGGTTTGTGTTGTTATGCCTGGTGTAATTGCTCGTTTTGATGGGGCTGATTTACAG AGTATGCTGCAAAGATGGTTTCAAGATACACACTCTCAGTTTTGGGATGAGAAACCAAAAAGGAGAGATCAAGAGGATTCGGAAAAGTCTTATGGAAGACTGCCTTACCAGCTATGGAATGTTAGCAAGTATGGGCCATGTGCTGATGCAGCAATTACTGGGACAATGCCTCCTCCACTCATGGAACTCCAG TCAAGTCAACGCTATTATTGTGCAGTGACTATTGGAGATGATGCTGTGATTTCTGCATTCAG GCTTTCAGAAGACAGAAATAGGTCTTTAGTGGGAGCTATCTTGTCAAAAGTTGTGCCTGCAACCTTTTCAACAATAGCCTCTTTTTCTAAAATGATATGGAGGAGTGAGCAAAAATCACCAAAAAGATCGGAACCAAAGCCTCAACCATTTGCCCGAG CTTCTCCTTTGACATGTTTGAAAGATCACCCAAGAAAGGGCGAGAAGCTTACTTTATCACCTAGTGGTACATTGGCTGCCATAACAGATTCACTGGGCCGTATATTGCTATTAGATACTCAAGCACTCGTTGTAGTACGGTTATGGAAGGTTTTCTCTCATCATGCTCACcctcaaatatttttcatgagACAACCAGTCATTTCCCCTAACAATGGACTTTACTTCTTTCAGGGATATCGTGATGCTAGCTGCCTGTTCACGGAGATGCTAGTCAGCAAAGATACTGCAGCATCAAGTTCCTCTTACTATGAGCCAGTGAAGAGTGATTATTGCCTGTGTTTAGCTATTCACGCCCCACGAAAGGGAATTGTTGAG GTATGGCAGATGAGGACTGGACCACGCCTTCTAACTGTTCAATGCTCCAAAGGCAGTAAAATACTGCAACCCACCTACAGGTTTGGGTCATCAATGGGCTCTCCTTATGTCCCATTGGAAGTTTTCCTGTTGAATGGAGACTCTGGTCAATTATCAGTTCTAAACCGATCTCTTAATTGA
- the LOC100252130 gene encoding uroporphyrinogen decarboxylase 1, chloroplastic yields MSLSSPTSMCCCLGWSSSSSVQLGFLPARFFRVSSRPTKRFHFKCSSSVPDSDPLLVKAARGDPVTRPPAWMMRQAGRYMAVYRKLAEKYPSFRQRSETTDLIVEISLQPWEAFHPDGVIIFSDILTPLPAFGVPFDIEEVRGPVIHSPIRSEEGLKVLHPIDLKKLHFVGESLRILRQEVGGQAAVLGFVGAPWTIGTYIVEGGTTRTYTIIKSMCHTAPNVLRALLSHLTQAISEYIVFQVESGAHCIQIFDSWGGQLPPDMWECWSKPYIEEMVSVVRKRCPGTPIVLYINGNGGLLERMKGTGVDVIGLDWTVDMADGRKRLGSGISIQGNVDPAYLFSPLPALTDEIQRVVRCAGPRGHILNLGHGVLVGTPEEAVAHFFEVARNLNLSTLLEDNAVEEPKLAV; encoded by the exons ATGAGCTTGTCTTCTCCGACCAG TATGTGTTGCTGTCTCGGCTGGAGCTCTTCCTCCTCCGTACAACTAGGGTTTCTTCCCGCCAGATTTTTTCGCGTTTCTTCCAGACCAACCAAAAGATTTCATTTCAAATGCTCTTCTTCGGTTCCTGATTCtg ATCCACTCTTGGTTAAGGCTGCAAGAGGGGACCCTGTTACTCGGCCTCCAGCATGGATGATGCGCCAAGCCGGAAGGTACATGGCTGTTTACAGAAAGCTTGCAGAGAAATACCCATCCTTCAGACAGAGGTCAGAGACAACTGATCTCATTGTGGAAATTTCTTTGCAGCCTTGGGAAGCTTTCCACCCTGATGGTGTTATCATTTTCTCCGACATACTTACACCTTTACCTGCATTTGGTGTCCCATTTGACATAGAGGAAGTGAGGGGCCCTGTTATTCATTCTCCAATTCGCTCTGAAGAAGGCTTGAAAGTATTGCATCCCATAGACTTAAAGAAGCTTCATTTTGTGGGAGAATCACTAAGAATTTTGCGGCAGgag GTGGGGGGACAAGCTGCTGTTCTGGGTTTTGTAGGAGCACCTTGGACAATTGGGACATATATAGTGGAAGGCGGTACAACTCGAACATATACGATCATAAAAAGCATGTGTCATACAGCACCAAATGTATTGAGGGCTCTTCTTTCTCATTTAACACAGGCAATATCTGAATACATTGTTTTCCAAGTTGAATCCGGGGCCCATTGTATACAAATATTTGATTCTTGGGGTGGTCAACTACCGCCTGATATGTGGGAGTGCTGGTCAAAACCTTATATTGAAGAG ATGGTGAGTGTTGTAAGGAAAAGGTGCCCTGGAACTCCAATTGTTCTCTACATTAATGGAAATGGTGGCCTTCTTGAGCGAATGAAAGGAACTGGGGTCGATGTGATTGGACTTGACTGGACGGTGGATATGGCTGATGGAAGAAAGCGATTGGGGAGTGGAATCAGTATACAGGGAAATGTGGATCCTGCTTATTTATTTTCTCCTCTTCCTGCCTTGACTGATGAAATTCAAAG GGTTGTGAGGTGTGCAGGACCAAGGGGCCACATTCTTAATTTAGGTCACGGCGTTCTTGTTGGGACACCTGAAGAAGCTGTTGCACATTtctttgaagttgcaagaaacTTGAACCTTAGTACACTGCTTGAAGACAATGCAGTGGAGGAACCTAAATTGGCTGTTTGA
- the LOC100253845 gene encoding peptide-N4-(N-acetyl-beta-glucosaminyl)asparagine amidase A, which yields MASSSFMRSLLFFHLFFFFSLLYPLSSTAQLYKLTTGLGSKLLSHPKPLKNPSPTRFFEVTKPVKVPKTKPCSSLVLQHDFASTYGKPPVIVPYSPPSHCPSQNFSKIVLEWTATCKGRQFDRIFGVWLDGVELLRSCTAEPKATGIVWTVEKDITRYSSLLLKSQTSQTQTLAVYMGNIVDETYTGVYHVNLSFHFYPADDSNLLKSGYGSRPDLILPISRNLPLNDGLWFEIQNQTHVEGKEFIIPKNAYRAVLEVYVSFHENDEFWYLNPPNDYIDVNNLTGSIPGNSAFREVLVSLDGELVGAVWPFTVIHTGGVNPLLWRPISAIGSFNLPSYDIEITPFLGNLLDGKSHGLGFSVTNALNVWFIDANLHLWLDNKSKRTQGKLLGHNSKSSSSISTSSMEGLNASFLIHSTRSISSRGWVKSSHGKMTTKTTQDFNFMNKMDISKNGNLQIVNQRIQVTNDLHTTLPSSSTYVVKSTKTFPLYLYYDIINQGNGSFVAKSKIKLGFNEKRSKKLGSTSSKIALKNLQKGRGNMHVEGNLVTNGTAATSQVYEYVDPKGCYFRNVSSSNGTILYDEASNSCTIRVRSIELE from the coding sequence ATGGCTTCTTCTTCCTTTATGCggtctcttctcttctttcatctcttcttcttcttctccctcCTATACCCCCTTTCCTCTACTGCACAACTCTACAAACTCACCACCGGCCTCGGATCAAAGCTTCTCTCACACCCaaaacccctcaaaaacccCTCTCCAACTAGGTTTTTTGAAGTCACCAAACCAGTAAAAGTCCCAAAAACCAAGCCATGTTCATCTCTTGTTCTGCAACATGACTTTGCATCCACATATGGGAAGCCCCCGGTGATTGTCCCCTACTCTCCTCCTTCCCATTGCCCATCGCAGAACTTCTCCAAGATTGTATTGGAATGGACTGCAACCTGTAAAGGAAGGCAGTTTGATAGAATTTTTGGTGTCTGGCTTGACGGGGTTGAGCTTCTCAGGAGCTGTACTGCAGAGCCTAAAGCAACTGGGATTGTTTGGACTGTTGAGAAGGACATAACCAGGTATTCTTCACTGCTCTTGAAGAGCCAGACTAGTCAGACTCAGACTCTTGCTGTCTACATGGGGAATATTGTTGATGAAACCTATACAGGAGTCTACCATGTGAatctctcttttcatttttatcctGCTGATGATTCCAACCTTCTGAAGTCTGGGTATGGTTCTAGGCCTGATTTGATCTTACCCATCTCTAGAAACCTCCCTCTGAATGATGGGTTGTGGTTTGAAATCCAGAACCAGACTCATGTGGAGGGGAAGGAGTTCATAATCCCAAAGAATGCATATAGGGCTGTGTTGGAGGTTTATGTCTCATTCCATGAGAATGATGAGTTTTGGTACTTGAATCCTCCAAATGATTATATTGATGTGAACAATCTCACTGGTTCTATACCTGGAAATTCTGCCTTCAGGGAGGTTTTGGTGAGTCTTGATGGTGAGCTAGTTGGTGCTGTTTGGCCTTTCACAGTGATCCACACTGGTGGGGTGAATCCCCTCCTTTGGAGGCCAATTTCTGCAATTGGGTCATTCAATCTTCCAAGCTATGATATTGAAATCACTCCATTTTTGGGGAATTTGTTGGATGGGAAGAGCCATGGATTAGGGTTTAGTGTTACAAATGCTTTGAATGTGTGGTTTATAGATGCAAATTTACATCTTTGGTTGGATAACAAAAGCAAGAGGACTCAAGGGAAGCTTTTAGGGCACAACTCGAAGTCTTCTTCCTCAATTTCAACATCGTCTATGGAAGGCTTAAATGCATCATTTTTGATACATTCTACTAGGTCTATATCCTCCCGTGGATGGGTCAAGTCCTCCCATGGGAAGATGACAACAAAGACAACCCAAGATTTCAACTTTATGAACAAGATGGATATCTCAAAAAATGGCAATTTGCAGATCGTGAATCAGAGAATCCAAGTTACAAACGATCTTCATACTACATTGCCTTCTTCTTCAACCTATGTTGTCAAATCTACTAAAACCTTTCCCTTGTACTTATACTATGACATTATCAACCAAGGGAATGGAAGCTTCGTAGcgaaatcaaaaataaaattggggtTCAATGAGAAGAGGTCTAAGAAGCTTGGATCCACTTCATCgaaaattgctttaaaaaatttgCAGAAGGGACGAGGTAACATGCATGTTGAAGGTAACTTGGTCACCAATGGAACGGCGGCTACTAGTCAAGTATATGAGTACGTTGATCCTAAAGGTTGCTACTTTAGAAATGTTAGTAGCTCAAATGGCACAATTTTGTATGATGAAGCAAGCAATTCTTGTACCATAAGGGTAAGATCTATAGAACTTGAATGA
- the LOC100241866 gene encoding uncharacterized protein LOC100241866 isoform X2, giving the protein MARRVYTTELGCIACNELSELGAGKEAWLVENPSLICALDTDSLALANRSFVLVLGWSENGDPYNSPVKIRPTLSQIETERITAVEWLVFDEIRVLAVGTSSGYLMIYSLGADLIHKQMINPGRILKFRVRGTKRDLTQGSSSEEVCVVMPGVIARFDGADLQSMLQRWFQDTHSQFWDEKPKRRDQEDSEKSYGRLPYQLWNVSKYGPCADAAITGTMPPPLMELQSSQRYYCAVTIGDDAVISAFRLSEDRNRSLVGAILSKVVPATFSTIASFSKMIWRSEQKSPKRSEPKPQPFARASPLTCLKDHPRKGEKLTLSPSGTLAAITDSLGRILLLDTQALVVVRLWKGYRDASCLFTEMLVSKDTAASSSSYYEPVKSDYCLCLAIHAPRKGIVEVWQMRTGPRLLTVQCSKGSKILQPTYRFGSSMGSPYVPLEVFLLNGDSGQLSVLNRSLN; this is encoded by the exons ATGGCGAGACGAGTCTACACGACCGAGTTGGGTTGCATCGCCTGTAACGAACTCAGTGAACTCGGAGCTGGCAAGGAGGCCTGGCTCGTCGAAAACCCTAGCCTCATCTGCGCCCTGGACACCGATTCTCTAGCTCTCGCCAACCGATCCTTCGTTCTCGTTCTGGGTTGGTCCGAAAATGGCGATCCCTACAATTCTCCTGTCAAGATCCGACCCACTTTGTCACAGATCGAGACCGAGCGGATTACTGCTGTTGAGTGGTTGGTTTTTGATGAGATTAGGGTTCTCGCGGTTGGGACTTCTAGCGggtatttgatgatttattcGTTGGGTGCTGATTTGATTCATAAGCAG ATGATAAATCCTGGACGGATTCTAAAGTTTAGAGTCCGTGGAACTAAGAGAGATCTGACACAGGGTTCATCCTCAGAGGAGGTTTGTGTTGTTATGCCTGGTGTAATTGCTCGTTTTGATGGGGCTGATTTACAG AGTATGCTGCAAAGATGGTTTCAAGATACACACTCTCAGTTTTGGGATGAGAAACCAAAAAGGAGAGATCAAGAGGATTCGGAAAAGTCTTATGGAAGACTGCCTTACCAGCTATGGAATGTTAGCAAGTATGGGCCATGTGCTGATGCAGCAATTACTGGGACAATGCCTCCTCCACTCATGGAACTCCAG TCAAGTCAACGCTATTATTGTGCAGTGACTATTGGAGATGATGCTGTGATTTCTGCATTCAG GCTTTCAGAAGACAGAAATAGGTCTTTAGTGGGAGCTATCTTGTCAAAAGTTGTGCCTGCAACCTTTTCAACAATAGCCTCTTTTTCTAAAATGATATGGAGGAGTGAGCAAAAATCACCAAAAAGATCGGAACCAAAGCCTCAACCATTTGCCCGAG CTTCTCCTTTGACATGTTTGAAAGATCACCCAAGAAAGGGCGAGAAGCTTACTTTATCACCTAGTGGTACATTGGCTGCCATAACAGATTCACTGGGCCGTATATTGCTATTAGATACTCAAGCACTCGTTGTAGTACGGTTATGGAAG GGATATCGTGATGCTAGCTGCCTGTTCACGGAGATGCTAGTCAGCAAAGATACTGCAGCATCAAGTTCCTCTTACTATGAGCCAGTGAAGAGTGATTATTGCCTGTGTTTAGCTATTCACGCCCCACGAAAGGGAATTGTTGAG GTATGGCAGATGAGGACTGGACCACGCCTTCTAACTGTTCAATGCTCCAAAGGCAGTAAAATACTGCAACCCACCTACAGGTTTGGGTCATCAATGGGCTCTCCTTATGTCCCATTGGAAGTTTTCCTGTTGAATGGAGACTCTGGTCAATTATCAGTTCTAAACCGATCTCTTAATTGA
- the LOC100246994 gene encoding peptide-N4-(N-acetyl-beta-glucosaminyl)asparagine amidase A, giving the protein MAASLLPLLLFSLFFLLNPPSTTANLHKVSNLLRSQLLSQPKPHRDTPPIRFFEVTKPIKVPKTKPCSSLVLQHDFGYTYGKPPVLAPYSPPAHCPSQNFSKIVLEWSATCKGRQFDRIFGVWLGGVELLRSCTAEPTATGIVWTVKKDVTRYYSLLMKEETLAVYLGNVVDKTYTGVYHVNVTFHFYPAAKNSEKLASGYGSWADLILPISRNLPLNDGLWFEIENSTDLEVKKFKIPRNAYRAVLEVYLSFHENDEFWYSNPPNDYISANNLTGTPGNGPFREVLVGLDGKLVGAVWPFTVIYTGGVNPLLWRPITGIGSFDLPSYNIEITPFLGKILDGKTHTFEFSVTNALNVWYIDANLHIWLDHKSTQTEGRLLGHGSGSSLSTSTLYMKGLNASFLTLSSRSISSTGWVKSSHGKMTTQSIQEFKYINLMVMGNDGDLQTVNQTIHFNDGVYTKFPYSFSYSINSSKLFPLYLYSDNVDRGNGTYLSLANVTLGFNEERSNSAGSSFSKTFLENLQTGQGSMIIKNNLVSSGLGSTQEVYNYGCPKFCYFRNVSSSNYTILYDTVSSSCRRRPQSQLDISHGKFYSIPARKVFLTSDLREDEKGV; this is encoded by the coding sequence ATGGCTGCTTCTCTCCTTCCTCTCctccttttttctctcttcttcctcctcAACCCTCCCTCCACCACTGCAAATCTACACAAAGTCAGCAACCTCCTCAGATCACAGCTTCTCTCACAGCCCAAACCCCACCGAGACACCCCTCCAATCAGGTTCTTTGAAGTCACCAAACCCATCAAAGTCCCCAAAACCAAGCCCTGCTCTTCCCTTGTTCTCCAACATGATTTTGGCTACACATATGGTAAACCCCCTGTTCTTGCTCCCTACTCTCCTCCTGCTCATTGCCCATCTCAGAATTTCTCCAAAATTGTGCTGGAATGGAGTGCCACATGTAAAGGGAGGCAATTTGATCGGATTTTTGGGGTTTGGCTTGGTGGGGTTGAGCTTCTCCGGAGCTGCACTGCAGAGCCTACAGCTACTGGGATTGTTTGGACTGTTAAGAAGGATGTTACCAGGTATTATTCTTTGCTTATGAAGGAAGAGACACTTGCTGTTTATTTGGGTAATGTTGTTGATAAAACCTATACTGGGGTTTACCATGTGAATGtgacttttcatttttatcctGCTGCGAAGAATTCTGAAAAATTGGCTTCTGGGTATGGTTCCTGGGCGGATTTGATCTTGCCCATTTCGCGAAATCTGCCTTTGAATGATGGGTTGTGGTTTGAAATTGAGAATTCGACTGATTTGGAGGTGAAGAAGTTCAAAATTCCTCGAAATGCCTATAGGGCTGTGTTGGAGGTTTATCTTTCATTTCATGAGAATGATGAATTTTGGTATTCAAATCCACCAAATGATTACATTTCTGCAAATAATCTTACTGGGACTCCTGGAAATGGGCCTTTTAGGGAGGTTTTGGTGGGGCTTGATGGTAAGCTAGTTGGTGCTGTTTGGCCCTTTACAGTCATCTATACAGGAGGGGTCAACCCCCTCTTATGGAGGCCAATTACTGGAATTGGGTCATTTGATCTTCCGagttataatattgaaattacTCCATTTTTAGGGAAGATATTAGATGGAAAGACCCATACTTTTGAGTTTAGCGTTACTAATGCCTTGAATGTATGGTACATAGATGCAAATTTGCATATTTGGTTGGACCATAAGAGCACACAAACTGAAGGGAGGCTTTTGGGCCATGGCTCTGGGTCGTCTTTGTCTACTTCGACATTGTATATGAAGGGTTTAAATGCATCATTTTTGACACTCTCTAGCAGGTCTATATCATCCACTGGATGGGTGAAATCCTCCCATGGGAAGATGACAACCCAGTCAATCCAAGAATTCAAATACATCAACTTAATGGTAATGGGGAATGATGGGGATTTGCAGACTGTGAATCAGACAATTCATTTCAATGATGGTGTTTATACCAAGTTCCCATATTCTTTTAGTTATTCGATCAATTCATCTAAACTGTTTCCCCTTTATTTGTACTCTGACAATGTGGATCGAGGAAATGGAACTTATCTTTCACTGGCAAATGTCACTCTGGGATTTAATGAGGAGAGATCTAACTCTGCTGGTTCTAGCTTCTCCAAGACCTTTCTTGAAAATTTGCAGACGGGGCAGGGTTCTATGATTATAAAGAACAACTTGGTGAGCAGTGGATTGGGGAGTACCCAAGAAGTATACAACTATGGCTGTCCTAAATTCTGCTACTTTAGGAATGTGAGCAGCTCAAACTACACCATTTTGTATGATACGGTGAGCAGTTCTTGCAGAAGAAGGCCACAGTCTCAACTGGACATTAGTCATGGTAAATTCTATTCCATTCCTGCTCGAAAGGTCTTTCTAACATCTGATTTGCGTGAAGATGAGAAGGGGGTTTAG
- the LOC100248749 gene encoding uncharacterized protein LOC100248749 has product MQTQNLSFPKTLNPPLTSSFTKPPHPHSKSLTLIPSPKFPKPISLNHRNVRALAGRSKKSPGGPSPGRIEGGAEVRREAKRNARRKMQKLAESLFYRLKNPHRNYADNFSEEELQMIGLGYDRMVRFMEKDDPNLRHPYDWYKYGEFGPYSWRGIVLGDPIRGRMSDECVTLIGEVRDQEEWEKIEQHEMAIDFGEKLNSMDKSVGFRYFWVFVRHPKWRLNELPWQQWTLVCEVVLEAGKQRLDKWSLMGRLGNKARALITQCAAWMRPDIIYVKRPVYQCRFEPQDDFFRALTPLLDPKTEGDFLFELRHEDGRVEVCTYFAGLCKIVKVNPKAFVDDVVKAYEKLSDEGKSRCLEFLLGNHPVELLHPYTKEWKAKLEEMELGCDAPDDDDEVGIKADAGETTITDWIEDDGDDQDDKNVDGGEDRDDVVMDIEGGDDELGIKEDDQDDKNVDGGEDRDDVVMDIEGGDDELGIKEEGSGPDDNEEYWDNEFKKALSSNEAMENLARRSVERSTELYKSQMKAMEEGKAKAKEVEEDEMRGKRPKVSQQEWKYAGYGPWRRRIKKSKIPPELFLRAAVRPFTYQSLVKEIVLTRHAILDGEIGRKD; this is encoded by the coding sequence ATGCAGACGCAAAACCTCTCATttcctaaaaccctaaaccctccCCTAACTTCATCCTTCACAAAACCCCCTCACCCTCACTCCAAATCCCTGACCCTGATCCCGTCTCCCAAATTCCCCAAACCCATCTCCCTCAACCACCGCAATGTCCGCGCGCTCGCCGGCCGGAGCAAGAAGTCCCCCGGCGGCCCTTCCCCCGGCCGTATCGAGGGTGGCGCCGAGGTCCGCCGCGAGGCCAAGCGCAACGCCCGCCGGAAAATGCAGAAACTCGCGGAGTCCCTCTTCTACCGCCTCAAGAACCCTCATCGCAACTATGCAGACAATTTCAGCGAGGAGGAGCTCCAGATGATCGGTCTTGGCTACGACCGGATGGTCCGGTTCATGGAAAAGGACGACCCGAATCTCCGACACCCCTACGACTGGTACAAGTATGGCGAATTTGGGCCGTATTCGTGGCGCGGCATCGTTTTGGGTGACCCGATTCGCGGCAGGATGTCGGACGAGTGCGTGACGTTGATAGGAGAGGTGAGGGATCAGGAAGAGTGGGAGAAGATCGAGCAGCACGAAATGGCTATCGATTTTGGTGAAAAATTGAATTCGATGGATAAGAGTGTAGGATTTAGGTATTTTTGGGTGTTTGTTAGGCACCCAAAGTGGAGACTCAATGAATTGCCATGGCAGCAATGGACCCTTGTGTGTGAAGTTGTGCTTGAGGCCGGAAAACAGAGATTGGATAAATGGAGTTTGATGGGGAGGCTAGGGAACAAGGCTAGGGCATTGATCACGCAGTGCGCAGCCTGGATGAGACCCGATATCATATACGTCAAGCGGCCGGTGTACCAGTGCAGGTTTGAGCCTCAGGATGATTTTTTCCGGGCGCTGACGCCACTCCTGGACCCGAAAACTGAAGGGGATTTTCTGTTTGAGCTGCGGCATGAAGATGGGAGGGTGGAGGTGTGTACTTATTTTGCTGGTTTGTGTAAGATTGTGAAGGTGAATCCAAAGGCATTTGTGGATGACGTTGTGAAGGCCTATGAGAAGCTGAGCGATGAGGGGAAGTCCAGGTGTTTGGAGTTTTTGTTAGGGAATCACCCTGTTGAGCTCCTCCATCCTTACACCAAGGAATGGAAGGCCAAGTTGGAGGAGATGGAATTGGGTTGTGATGCccctgatgatgatgatgaagttGGGATTAAGGCCGATGCCGGTGAGACAACCATCACAGATTGGATTGAGGATGATGGGGATGACCAGGATGATAAAAATGTCGATGGGGGTGAGGATCGAGATGATGTAGTGATGGATATAGAAGGTGGGGATGACGAATTGGGCATCAAAGAGGATGACCAGGATGATAAAAATGTCGATGGGGGTGAGGATCGAGATGATGTAGTTATGGATATAGAAGGTGGGGATGACGAATTGGGCATCAAAGAGGAGGGTTCAGGTCCAGACGATAACGAGGAGTACTGGGATAATGAATTCAAGAAGGCGCTGAGCAGCAATGAAGCAATGGAGAATCTAGCAAGGAGGAGTGTAGAGAGGTCTACCGAACTCTACAAGAGCCAGATGAAAGCAATGGAAGAAGGTAAGGCAAAGGCAAAGGAGGTTGAAGAAGATGAGATGAGGGGGAAGAGACCGAAAGTGAGTCAACAAGAGTGGAAGTATGCCGGGTATGGTCCATGGAGGAGGAGGATTAAGAAGAGTAAGATACCTCCGGAGCTGTTTTTGCGAGCAGCGGTGAGACCCTTCACATATCAGAGTCTAGTGAAGGAGATTGTGTTGACAAGGCATGCTATTTTGGATGGCGAAATTGGTAGGAAGGACTGA